The Rhodocytophaga rosea genome has a segment encoding these proteins:
- a CDS encoding xylulokinase, which produces MYILGYDIGSSFIKASILESATGKLIASASAPEKEMDMISLQAGWAEQHPELWWENVKSATLQLHQKSGVDLRQVKAIGISYQMHGLVVVDKNQQVLRPSIIWCDSRAVETGDKAFEEIGEEKSLSHLLNSPGNFTASKLKWVKENEPELYKQIYKCMLPGDYIAMRLTGEITTTASGLSEGILWDYQSNSPAGLLLNYYGISPELLPTVKDTFSVQGQVTSQIATELGLQEGTPVSYRAGDQPNNAFSLNVLQPGELAATAGTSGVIYGITDQKNYDLKSRVNTFLHVNHTATAPRYGILLCVNGTGILNRWMKNLVMGENANGSAYAQMNNLAAQAPIGSQGLVTIPYGNGAERSLENKQLGSSIHGLDFNTHNKAHYLRSAQEGIVFALNLGLDVMRGLGVQPQKVRAGDANMFLSPLFSQAFATITGATVELYNTDGAQGAARGAGVGAGIYKQMPDAFVGLHTVRTVEPDVKASAAYQDAYQKWLSYLNKEMA; this is translated from the coding sequence ATGTACATCCTTGGATATGATATTGGAAGTTCCTTTATAAAAGCATCTATACTGGAATCGGCCACCGGCAAGCTGATCGCCTCTGCCAGTGCACCGGAAAAGGAAATGGATATGATTTCCCTGCAAGCCGGATGGGCAGAACAACACCCGGAACTCTGGTGGGAAAACGTAAAATCAGCCACTTTACAATTGCACCAGAAATCCGGCGTAGACCTGCGGCAGGTAAAAGCTATTGGTATTTCTTACCAGATGCATGGCCTGGTTGTGGTAGATAAAAATCAACAGGTACTTCGGCCTTCCATTATCTGGTGTGATAGCCGTGCGGTTGAAACCGGCGATAAAGCATTCGAGGAGATTGGCGAAGAAAAATCCTTATCTCACCTGCTTAATTCGCCCGGAAATTTTACAGCATCCAAACTTAAATGGGTAAAAGAAAACGAGCCAGAGCTATATAAGCAGATTTACAAATGCATGCTTCCCGGCGATTACATTGCCATGCGTCTTACCGGCGAAATTACTACAACGGCTTCTGGTTTATCGGAGGGAATTTTATGGGATTATCAGTCTAATTCGCCTGCCGGTTTACTGCTCAATTATTATGGTATTTCACCTGAATTACTCCCAACTGTAAAGGATACTTTTAGTGTGCAAGGCCAGGTAACAAGTCAGATAGCTACTGAATTAGGTTTACAAGAAGGTACCCCAGTTTCTTACCGGGCAGGCGACCAGCCAAATAATGCATTTTCCCTGAATGTACTGCAACCAGGTGAACTGGCGGCCACAGCAGGAACTTCCGGCGTGATATATGGTATTACCGATCAGAAAAATTACGACCTCAAATCCAGGGTAAACACCTTTCTACATGTAAATCATACGGCTACTGCACCCAGATATGGCATTCTGCTATGTGTAAACGGAACTGGAATTCTAAACCGCTGGATGAAAAACCTGGTGATGGGTGAAAATGCCAATGGCTCTGCCTATGCACAAATGAATAATCTGGCTGCACAAGCACCAATTGGTTCGCAAGGATTAGTAACAATTCCCTATGGAAACGGGGCAGAACGCTCTCTGGAAAACAAACAGCTGGGTTCTTCTATTCACGGCCTGGATTTTAATACACACAATAAAGCCCATTACCTGCGTTCGGCACAGGAAGGGATCGTATTTGCCCTCAACTTAGGACTGGATGTAATGCGGGGTTTAGGCGTACAGCCACAGAAAGTACGTGCCGGAGATGCAAATATGTTTTTGAGCCCTTTATTCAGTCAAGCTTTTGCGACCATAACCGGAGCTACCGTTGAACTATACAATACGGATGGTGCTCAAGGGGCTGCCAGAGGGGCCGGTGTGGGAGCAGGAATTTATAAACAAATGCCCGATGCCTTTGTAGGTTTACACACAGTAAGAACGGTGGAACCGGATGTAAAAGCTTCAGCTGCCTACCAGGACGCCTATCAGAAATGGTTATCTTATCTGAACAAAGAGATGGCTTAG